A genome region from Candidatus Reconcilbacillus cellulovorans includes the following:
- a CDS encoding alkaline phosphatase: MKRKLCLTLLAAAAGATALTASAVALSPAGDASRPVETSRNLIILIGDGMGPAQVTAARLYLMHRRGVRDLALDSIYVGQATTYADRGEDGGSVVSGVVTDSASAGTAFATGYKTYNAAISVSNEEVAKPLGSVIEAAEQAGKATGLVTTARITHATPAVFAAHVRHRDNENAIASQYLESGVDVLLGGGRDFFTSKQDGGKRPDRTLLPDFQKAGYRLVTDKAGLEALPADTDKVLGLFSSSHIPYVSDRPASVPDLATMTRRALSFLSRDPDGFVLMVEGGRIDHAGHANDFPTMLRETLEFDEAVRVALDFAKKDGRTSVVVTADHETGGLSLSRDNIYELNIELWDRQNRSSEAIAARLKAAKTAEDVRAIVADNTWIRDLSDEEAAFILRGDGSSYGREGAYNAVVSKRLLVGWSGHGHSGVDVGVWAYGPIAELVRGQIDNTRIALASAEAIGVDLARTTAELQARYLYPKFKIDRDGRVLFPARPLAESLGARVTWDEARAAVVLTLGDRTMEVSAVGGQTRLNGRDLGPLGRLDDGKLYLPLSAFSELTGRPLKWDPLSERIVLS; this comes from the coding sequence TTGAAACGCAAGCTTTGCCTTACGCTGCTAGCCGCCGCCGCGGGCGCGACCGCCCTGACGGCGTCCGCCGTCGCCTTGTCGCCGGCGGGGGATGCGTCCCGTCCGGTGGAAACGTCGCGCAATCTGATCATCCTGATCGGCGATGGCATGGGCCCCGCCCAGGTTACGGCGGCTCGCCTCTACTTGATGCACCGCCGCGGCGTCCGCGATCTCGCGCTCGATTCGATCTATGTCGGACAGGCGACGACTTATGCCGATCGCGGGGAAGACGGCGGTTCCGTCGTCTCCGGCGTCGTCACCGATTCGGCGTCGGCCGGAACCGCGTTCGCCACCGGCTACAAAACGTACAACGCCGCGATCAGCGTCTCGAACGAAGAAGTCGCCAAACCGCTCGGTTCCGTCATCGAGGCGGCGGAACAGGCCGGGAAAGCGACGGGGCTCGTCACGACTGCGCGCATCACCCATGCGACGCCCGCCGTGTTCGCCGCCCACGTCCGCCATCGCGACAACGAGAATGCGATCGCGTCCCAGTACCTTGAAAGCGGCGTCGACGTCCTGCTCGGCGGCGGGCGCGACTTTTTTACGAGCAAACAAGACGGAGGCAAGCGCCCCGACCGCACGCTGCTGCCTGATTTTCAAAAGGCAGGCTACCGTCTCGTGACCGACAAGGCGGGGCTTGAAGCGTTGCCGGCGGATACCGACAAGGTTCTGGGTCTTTTCTCTTCTTCTCACATTCCTTACGTATCCGACCGTCCGGCCTCCGTTCCCGATCTGGCGACGATGACGCGCCGCGCGCTTTCCTTCCTGTCGCGCGATCCCGACGGTTTCGTGTTGATGGTCGAAGGCGGGCGCATCGACCACGCCGGCCATGCGAACGATTTTCCCACGATGCTGCGCGAGACGCTCGAGTTCGATGAGGCCGTGCGCGTCGCGCTCGACTTCGCGAAAAAGGACGGGCGGACGTCCGTCGTCGTCACGGCCGACCACGAAACCGGCGGACTGTCGCTTTCCCGCGACAACATTTACGAGTTGAACATCGAGCTGTGGGATCGGCAAAACCGTTCCTCGGAAGCGATCGCCGCCCGGCTGAAAGCGGCGAAAACGGCGGAGGACGTTCGCGCGATCGTGGCCGACAACACGTGGATCCGCGACCTGAGCGACGAAGAAGCGGCGTTCATTTTGCGCGGGGACGGCTCCTCCTACGGTCGCGAGGGCGCGTACAACGCCGTGGTGTCCAAACGCCTGCTCGTCGGCTGGAGCGGTCACGGCCATTCCGGCGTTGACGTCGGCGTCTGGGCGTACGGTCCGATCGCCGAGCTCGTCAGGGGCCAGATCGACAACACGCGGATCGCCCTCGCGTCGGCCGAGGCGATCGGCGTCGATCTCGCGCGGACGACCGCAGAACTTCAGGCCCGATATCTTTACCCGAAGTTCAAAATCGACCGCGACGGCCGGGTGCTGTTCCCCGCACGCCCGCTGGCGGAATCGCTCGGCGCCCGCGTGACGTGGGATGAGGCGCGCGCCGCGGTCGTGCTGACGCTCGGCGACCGAACAATGGAAGTGTCGGCGGTTGGCGGGCAAACGCGTCTGAACGGCCGGGACCTCGGTCCGCTCGGCCGGCTGGACGACGGCAAGCTGTACCTGCCGCTGTCCGCGTTCAGCGAGCTGACGGGCAGACCGCTGAAATGGGACCCGCTCTCCGAACGGATCGTCCTGTCTTGA
- a CDS encoding ABC transporter ATP-binding protein — MIRLSGVKKSYRPGKERIPVLDIPDWTVEAGERVAVVGPSGSGKSTLLHLIAGVLTPEEGDVFVAGERVSAMEERERDSFRSRMIGYVFQDFYLIPGMTARENVEFVLPRRMPSSEKNRLLRDWFARLGLADRMNRMPSELSRGERQRVAIIRALVRKPPVVLADEPTASLDPEAALDVTRILVDLCREENLTLVFVTHDPDVANLLERTVRMRDLSRPADPQAVARPEGCR; from the coding sequence ATGATTCGCTTAAGCGGCGTGAAAAAATCGTATCGGCCGGGCAAGGAGCGCATCCCGGTGCTCGACATCCCCGACTGGACGGTGGAAGCCGGCGAACGCGTCGCTGTCGTCGGCCCGAGCGGCAGCGGCAAAAGTACGCTTCTCCACCTGATCGCCGGCGTGCTGACCCCGGAAGAAGGAGACGTGTTCGTTGCCGGCGAACGCGTCTCCGCCATGGAGGAGCGCGAGAGGGACTCGTTCCGTTCGCGCATGATCGGATATGTTTTTCAGGATTTCTATCTGATCCCCGGGATGACGGCGCGGGAAAACGTCGAGTTCGTCCTGCCGCGGCGCATGCCTTCATCGGAGAAAAACCGCCTGTTGCGCGACTGGTTCGCCCGACTCGGCCTGGCCGACCGCATGAACCGGATGCCGTCGGAGCTGTCGCGCGGCGAACGCCAACGCGTCGCGATCATTCGCGCGCTCGTCCGCAAGCCGCCCGTCGTGCTTGCGGACGAACCGACGGCCAGCCTCGACCCGGAGGCGGCGCTCGACGTGACGCGCATCTTGGTCGACCTGTGCCGGGAGGAAAACCTGACGCTCGTATTCGTCACCCACGACCCCGACGTCGCGAATCTGCTGGAGCGTACCGTGCGGATGCGCGATCTGAGCCGCCCGGCCGATCCGCAAGCTGTCGCCCGTCCGGAGGGATGCCGATGA